In Alloyangia pacifica, the following proteins share a genomic window:
- a CDS encoding DedA family protein: MFDWISGFVDTVGAIGIAVLMFLENVFPPIPSELIMPLGGFNAAAGREHLLAVIVAGSLGSLAGALFWYWIGRRLGTQRLKRLAARHGRWLTILPEDLDRSNAWFDRHGGSAVLIGRLIPTVRTFISVPAGVARMPMASFLAFTTVGTVSWTTVLAMAGYLLQAQYGLVAGWLDPVSTAVVVGIVGLYLWRVATYGRRKRRKAGEV; this comes from the coding sequence ATGTTCGACTGGATCTCGGGGTTTGTCGACACGGTGGGCGCGATCGGCATCGCCGTGCTGATGTTCCTCGAGAACGTCTTCCCACCCATCCCCTCCGAACTCATCATGCCGCTCGGCGGGTTCAACGCGGCCGCGGGGCGCGAGCACCTGCTGGCGGTGATCGTGGCGGGCTCGCTCGGCTCGCTCGCCGGAGCGCTCTTTTGGTACTGGATCGGACGGCGGCTCGGCACTCAGCGGCTGAAGCGGCTGGCGGCGCGGCACGGGCGTTGGCTGACCATCCTGCCCGAAGATCTCGATCGCTCGAACGCGTGGTTCGACCGTCACGGCGGCAGCGCGGTGCTGATCGGGCGGCTTATCCCGACCGTACGCACCTTCATTTCGGTCCCCGCCGGTGTGGCGCGGATGCCGATGGCGAGCTTCCTGGCCTTCACCACCGTTGGCACGGTGAGCTGGACGACGGTGCTCGCGATGGCGGGCTACCTTCTACAGGCGCAGTACGGGCTGGTGGCAGGCTGGCTCGACCCGGTGTCGACGGCCGTTGTGGTGGGGATCGTCGGGCTCTACCTCTGGCGGGTCGCAACTTACGGTCGGCGTAAGCGGCGCAAGGCGGGCGAGGTCTAA